CTACTGCATTAGGAACCAGCAGAGAAGCAATAGCTGCTGCAAATGCTGCTGATTATGTGGTTGGTACACCTGCTGTTATTTTTTATATGTCTCTTCCTCCTATATTAAAAGYATCAAAACAGTTTAATAAAATTTGGCCTTATTCTTTTACAGAAGAAGAACTTGCAAAAGATGATGGACAGGGKGAGTTTTTAGGAAGCAAAGAATGGAGCATTAAAGAGATTTCTTCATTAATAGCAATAGCAATGATAATAGTTGCTG
The DNA window shown above is from Brachyspira sp. SAP_772 and carries:
- a CDS encoding DUF819 family protein, translated to MTYCMPLSISIILMGVDIKALLKLSREPFVAMLVSVLSVSFLAFLFGLIFAKEIEDGWKVAGMFVGSYTGGSPNLTAIATALGTSREAIAAANAADYVVGTPAVIFYMSLPPILKXSKQFNKIWPYSFTEEELAKDDGQGEFLGSKEWSIKEISSLIAIAMIIVA